A part of Salvelinus sp. IW2-2015 linkage group LG16, ASM291031v2, whole genome shotgun sequence genomic DNA contains:
- the nrl gene encoding neural retina-specific leucine zipper protein, whose product MSSPSLPMPSLPPSPLAMEYLNDFDLLKFEVKPDTPPLPPPCTFPKSSLPHDPSSSPGPYTSLSSSPYNSLPPSPTLSDAHPPPSASSSLSPSSSSSISFPLSISNSYTSGISSGSQGNVEGSPSHGGAQGPNPASLEDLIWLAALQQQFGGEAGGPASLLGGGPERGDRERGSVGSFLGCEDAVEALLNSAAAAVNSQFPVLSQSSSSNLGDSGSDSGGDISCANGTDMCHRPLLYLSSGPQLLPNTNPSSASYPQPQSPSDRLHHPHHHHHHHPHHPMHGHHHHHHHHHLQCGGVDERFSDEQLVSLSVRELNRHLRGVSKDEVVRLKQKRRTLKNRGYAQSCRYKRLQHRHALESEKHVLTQQLEQLQCELSRVLRERDAYKARYEKLVSTNEAPPTHANNPPSPPPNYFL is encoded by the exons atgtcatctccctctctccccatgccCTCCCTCCCCCCCAGTCCACTGGCCATGGAGTACCTCAATGACTTTGACCTCCTTAAGTTTGAGGTGAAGCCTgacactcctcctctccctcccccctgcaCATTCCCCAAGTCTAGCCTACCCCACGACCCCTCCAGTTCCCCTGGTCCCTACACCAGCCTCAGCTCCAGCCCATACAACTCCCTGCCCCCTTCTCCAACGCTGAGCGATGCCCACCCACCTCCCTcagcctcttcctccctctccccttcctcctcctcctccatctccttccctctgtccatcTCAAACAGCTACACCTCTGGCATCAGTTCTGGATCTCAGGGGAACGTGGAGGGTAGCCCCTCCCATGGGGGTGCCCAGGGTCCTAACCCTGCCTCTTTGGAGGACCTGATCTGGCTCGCAGCGCTGCAGCAGCAGTTTGGAGGGGAGGCGGGGGGACCTGCGTCCCTGCTGGGAGGCGGGCCAGAgcggggagacagagaaagagggtcgGTCGGCAGCTTCCTGGGCTGTGAGGACGCTGTGGAGGCTCTACTYAACTCAGCTGCAGCAGCTGTAAACTCACAG TTCCCAGTGCTTTCCCAGAGTTCCAGCAGTAACCTGGGGGATTCGGGTAGTGACAGTGGAGGTGACATTTCTTGCGCCAATGGGACAGATATGTGTCATCGTccactcctctacctctcctctggcCCTCAATTGCTCCCCAACACCAACCCCTCTTCAGCATCCTACCCACAACCCCAGAGCCCCTCTGACCGACTTCACcatccacatcatcatcatcatcaccacccgcACCACCCCATGCatggccatcatcatcatcatcatcatcatcacctccaA tgtGGTGGGGTGGATGAGCGTTTCTCAGACGAACAGCTGGTGAGCCTATCGGTGCGGGAGCTGAACAGACACCTGCGTGGCGTCAGTAAGGACGAGGTGGTGCGTCTCAAGCAGAAACGTCGTACGCTAAAGAATCGAGGCTATGCCCAGTCCTGTCGCTACAAACGCTTGCAGCACCGCCACGCACTGGAGTCCGAGAAACACGTCCTCACACAacag ttGGAACAGCTGCAGTGTGAGCTATCTCGGGTCCTGAGGGAGAGGGACGCCTACAAGGCTCGCTACGAAAAGCTTGTCAGTACAAACGAGGCTCCACCTACCCACGCCAACAACCCCCCCTCACCACCCCCTAACTACTTCCTCTGA